Part of the Syntrophales bacterium genome is shown below.
TGTGCATCGCCCTGGAGGAGGCGGAGAAAGACCCCGGGGTGGGAGTAGTAGTGATTACGGGAAGCGGTGATAAGTTTTTCTGTCCCGGCCTTGATCTGAATTGGGCAAAGTCCCTCTTCAACAATACCCATGATGTCTGGGTTATGAACAATCAATATGCCCGTATAATTTATAATATAAGATACATTGGAAAGCCCGTTATTACCAGGATAAACGGGATAACCGCCGGTGGGGGCTGTGAGATTCTTATTGCCAGCGACCTTTCCATCGCTGCCGAACATGCCAGGTTCCAGCAGGGTGAAGGGGGAGTAGGGGCGGTAGCCACCTATGCAACCCAGTCGCTCACCCCCATCATAGGCGACAGGAGGACAAGATGGTTTCTGTTCACCGATGAGGTCATAGATGCGAAGACCGCCCTCGAATACGGCCTGATCAATAAAGTGGTCCCCTATGAATATCTGGACAGAGAAGTGGACAATCTCTGCCAGACTCTCCTGAGTAAAGCCCCATGGTCTCTGAGGTTCACCAAAGATCAGATTAATGTATGGTTTGATATGGTTTCTCATACCCTGCGCCAGGGGAACGACTTCTGGAGCTTACAGTCAACAACCCCTGAACCCCTTGAGGGTATCGGTTCCTTTCTGGAAAAGAGAACTCCAGAACATATTAAGTTAAGGGAAAAAACGGCAAAAGGTCAATCCCATACCTTTCTCTGGGGACCTCCCACAAAAACATGCCCGAAGTGCAAGACGAAACATCTGCCTGAAGAATTCTTCTTCTGTGGCAAGTGTGGGGCCAGGGTAGAATAATCGGTAAGCGTTCAGCTTATATCAACAGGTTTTCAGTAAAAAAACAGCAGATGCGTAAAAGAATCCCTCAGGCAAAACTTCAGAGATTAGACGACATCCTCCAGACGACCCTGAAAAGGCGAAAAATCTTCCTGGATCTTGAAGATAAACGTCTCCTTCCCATATGGAATAAAGCTGTGGGGCTACAGATCGCGGCCCAGACCCGCCCTGGTAAATTGAAGGGAGAAACCCTTTTCGTCAAGGTCTCCTCCTCCGTATGGATGCAGCAGCTTCATTTCCTGAAAGAGGAGATCATCGAAAAAATCAACCAATCGTTGGGAAAAGCAGTAATAAAGAATATCTACTTCTTCCTCGGTGAGATTTCCTTACCGTCACTGAAAGGGGAAGAACGCATGTCCTTTCCCTCCCTGTCACACGTCTTAAAAGATAGAGACAGGAGACTGATTGAAAAAAGTACTGCTTCTATACCGGATCAGGAGCTGAGGGAGATAATGAAAAGGGTGATGACCAAAGAGATCAGTCGGCGGAGGTTCATGGAAAAGCAGAAACATCCTTAAAAAGGCAGCTCATTGCCTCTGAATACCGGCCATTTTCTTCATAGATGACGAGAGGCGGCAGTATCTCCAGTTCTTCTCCCGCCCCCTTTATCCCCTCCACGAGGATGAATTCCCCTTTCGAGAAGCAGTTTGCATGCACCAGCCGCAATTTTTTGGGCTCCAGACGGTTTGTCCTCATCTGAAAGAGGAGTTCCACCATCCTA
Proteins encoded:
- a CDS encoding DUF721 domain-containing protein — encoded protein: MRKRIPQAKLQRLDDILQTTLKRRKIFLDLEDKRLLPIWNKAVGLQIAAQTRPGKLKGETLFVKVSSSVWMQQLHFLKEEIIEKINQSLGKAVIKNIYFFLGEISLPSLKGEERMSFPSLSHVLKDRDRRLIEKSTASIPDQELREIMKRVMTKEISRRRFMEKQKHP
- a CDS encoding enoyl-CoA hydratase/isomerase family protein; amino-acid sequence: MEIQLETVAYEAKDMVARITINRPDAKNSLNMQLMKDLCIALEEAEKDPGVGVVVITGSGDKFFCPGLDLNWAKSLFNNTHDVWVMNNQYARIIYNIRYIGKPVITRINGITAGGGCEILIASDLSIAAEHARFQQGEGGVGAVATYATQSLTPIIGDRRTRWFLFTDEVIDAKTALEYGLINKVVPYEYLDREVDNLCQTLLSKAPWSLRFTKDQINVWFDMVSHTLRQGNDFWSLQSTTPEPLEGIGSFLEKRTPEHIKLREKTAKGQSHTFLWGPPTKTCPKCKTKHLPEEFFFCGKCGARVE